GATCGAGCGGAAGCCCGGCTCCAGCAGCCTGCTCGAAAAGTTTTGGAAGACCTGGAAGCTGCTCACGCGCCAGGAGCCGGAGCGCCCGATCGAGCTGTATCTCGTCAGCAACTGGACCTGGAAGAGCGACGACAAGCTCAGATCGTGCTTCGCTGGGCGAGACAGCGGCTTGACCACAGCGTTCTTTGACGCCACGCCGAGGAGCGCGATCGGCAGGCTGCGCCAGCGCTGGCAGGACGCGCTCGGCGCGGACGAGCAGGCGTTTGCCGACTTTGCCCGCTGTCTGCGCTTCAACCTGGGCTTCGATTCCGGCGTCCAGCTCGAAGAGCGCGTCTGCGAGCGCATGGATAACCTCGGCCTGCAATCGGACGCCGCCGCGCTCAAGATTGCGGTGGGCATCGTGCGCGACTGGATCAGAGCGGGCACGCAGCAGGTGACGCGGGAAGATCTTGAGCGCGTCCTCACGCAGCACGATCTCTACCGCCCGCCGGATGGCGCGCGCTGCGTCACGGTCTATCTGACGACGATCAAAGAGCAGACGTTCGAGATCGAGCCGGACTACATCATCGACTGGCGGGATCAGTTTGTCGGCAGGCCCACCAAGAAAGGCCACGCGCTTCACGATCCAGCCGCCTGGAACGCCGTGCTGCTCCCTGAGCTGGAGGCGCTGGAGGCGCGCATCAATCGGGAGACCACATGCCGCCTGATTCGTGCGCGCGGCTCGGCGCGCCTGTCCGCCTGGTTCGCCTTCGGCTTTACCTTCTCCGACGTCGCGCGCTACACGATTGAGGTCGAGCAGCAGGGCAAGCTGTGGCGGACCGACGCCGACAAGAGCGCGAATCTTCGCCTGACGATCACCAGCGGCGACGGCGCGATCTCGGGCGAGGTCGTAGACGGCGAAGGTGCGACGGTCGCCGTTGGGATCAGCGTCGCCGGATCGCTGGACGCCGATGTCCACACCTCTCTGGGCAAGCGCACAGACGCGGTCGCCGCCCTGCTGCTGCTGCGCCCCGATCGCGAGCTTGGGGAAACCTGTCTGATGAGCGGCGGCGATGCCGTCGCGCTGGCCGTCGAGGTCAAGCGCCACCTGCTGGCGTTCGTCAAGCACTGGAGCGCCCATCGCCTGCTGCTCTTCTACTACGGCCCGCTGAGCGGGGCATGTTTCATCGGCCATCGGATGAACGCCGTCTGCGAGGAGATCCAGATCATGGAGCGCCAGCAGCCGGGGGAGTACGCGCCGTCGTTTCTGCTCAGCTAGGGCGGAGTCACGCGGGCGGCTCACAAGGGTGCGCCCCAGGTGCTCCCGTAGCCTGATGTTCGTGATTCCCACGAGCGCTACTTGCGCGCAGCCCGGCGCATAGGGTATGATAGGCTATCCAACCATGTCTGATACCAGAACCGATCCCATGCGACGCCTGAGCCGCACCTGATCCCCTGTGATCCCCCCGGTGTGTCCTCGGCGAATCTCACCCCCCGTGGTCGCGTCGCTGCGCGGCCTGATCGCCCCATAACCGTCGAAGCTCGACAGCGCTGCCGGGCTGTGCCGATTGAAGGAGTGTTCATGGATTCACCCACTCCGCCTGCGCTGGAATGTCGTCGGCTGGTCGAGGATCTCCGCGATCCGGACGCGCCGCTACCCGGCCCCTGCCCGCCGCACGCGCGGGAGCCGCTGGCGACGCTCGCCGATCATCTCCTGACGACAGCGGCGCTGGTCGCGTGTCTGGCCCACGCCGATCCGCAGCGCGATCTGCTGCGGCTGGCGGCGCTGACCCACGATCTGGCGTTTCCCGCCGAGCTACGCGCCTTCGAGGCAGCTACACGTGTGTGGCGGGCGCTGCTTCACGATCACGGCGCGAGCCTGGATCGGGGCCAGACCCCGGACCTGAGCGGCCTCGACGCGCCGAGCCGCATGCTGGCGCTGGCGCATCTCGCGGCGTCCACGCGCCAGCCGGTTGCGCGCGCGGCAGACTTCGAGCGCCATCCACTCGCGGCAGCCGGGTTCGTCGATCTGGTCTACGGCGGCGCGGTCAAGGTCAAAGGCTACGTCTTCGAGTCCGTCAAGCTACCGGAGATTCGCGGCGCGTCGGCGCTGCTCGACCATATCAACCAGATCGACCTTCCGGCGCTCTGGGGCGTGCCGCCGAGGACCATCCCCGACCGGGCGATCCACGCCGCGCAGATCAAGCGCTACGACCGCGCACGCGCCTGGTTCTACGAGCGCTTCGAGGCCGACGCGCTCGACGCGCCCGAATGCGTGCTCTACGCCAGCGGCGGCAATATCCTGGCGCTGGCTCCGGCGGGCTGCGGCGAGCGGCTGGCGGCGGCGATCGAGCGCCGCTACACCGACGAGACGCAGACGGCGCAGAGCGTCGGCGTGTGGCAGCGCTGCTCGCTGCTGGAGGTGCAGTACGGCCTCAGCCCCGGCGCGCTCTGGCTCGATCATGTCGAGGGGCAGGCGCTGTTCCGCAGCGATGATCCGGCGGCGCAGCTCGTGCGGCAGACCTTCGGCATCCAGCGGGATGTGCCTGCGCAGGATGCCCAGGAGATCTTCCTCCGCCGCAAAGGCTTTGGCGAGCTGGTCACGTCGCTGACGGCGAAGGCCACCCGGCGGCGCATGAGCGACCGCGCGGTCGAAGGCCCGGCGCGACCGCTGCCGTTCGTCGAGCATGTCGGGCTGATCCGCCGCTGCACGTCGTGCGATCTGCGACCCGCAGCCGAGACGTTCGTGGACGATGCCACCGATCGTCGGGAGGCGTTCTGTGCCGCCTGTCTCCGCAAGCGCACGATTGGCAGCGCCGCCAAAAGCCGGCTTCCGTCGGCGGACCGCGCAGCCTACGACTGGGTTCGTCCGTGGGCCGCCTGGCTGGCCGAACATCTTGACACGCGCGTCGAGGAAACCGCCCGCGATCTTGACGACATCAGCGAGCACGCGAAGGGCTTCGTCGGCCTGATCTACGCCGACGGCAACAGCGTGGGCGAGGCCGTCGCCAATCTTGGCTCGATCAGCGCCTATCGCCGCTTCGCACAGCGCATGCTGCGCTCCAACGAGCAGGCGGTCGCGCACGCGCTGGGCCGCTTCATCCAGCCCGCCACTGGGCGGTGGCCCTTCGAGATCATCACGATCGGCGGCGACGACGTGCTGCTCTTCGTCCCGGCGACGGCGGCGCTCGATCTGGCCGCGTCGATCGCCAGCGACTTCGAGGCGGCGATGCAGGGCAGCGGGATCTCGCTGTCGGTCGGCGTGCTGATCATGCCCGAGTCGACGCCGATCCGCTTTGCCCGCGACCTGGTCGAGCAGCTGCTGGAGAGCGCCAAGCAGCGCTCGAAGCATGAGGGCGGCGGCTCGACGATCGATTTTCTGGCGCTCAAGGCGACGACGATGATCCCCAACCGCGTCGAGGGATACCGCACGGTCGCGCTGCGCCGCGACCGCCGCAGATCGGATCAGGATCAGCCGGAGCATACGCTGCGCCTGACGCAGCGCCCGTACACGCTGGAGCAGCTCCGCCGGTTTCTCGACGCCTGCCGCGCGCTCAAGACGGCGCGCTTTCCCCGCTCGCAGCTCTACCAGCTCCGCGCCATCATCCAGCAGGGCGATATGCTGCGCTCGGCGGTGGACTACCGCTACTTCGTGGAGCGCGGCAAGCAGCGCGACCGCAGCGGCGGCTACGCGCAGCTCGACCAGCAGGTGCAGACGCTCTGCGAGGGCCAGATCTGGATTCCGTGGCGTCTGCGGCCACCCGGCAGGGACCCGCAGACCCATCACTACGACACGCCGCTGCTCGATCTGATCGAGCTGCTGCCCTTCGTCGACGTTCCTGAGCAGCAAGGAGGTCCGGCATGAGCCAGGCTGCACCCTCGACCGCCGTGGCGATCGGCCTGACGATCACGCTGATCACGCCGCTCTGCGTCGGCGCCACCGGCAGCAGCGGCGGCGTCGCCGATAACGAGCTTCAGCGCGACGGCTGGGGCCGTCCGATCATCCCCGGCTCGCAGATCAAGGGTCGGCTGCGTCACGCCTGCGCGCAGGTGGCGCGCGCGCTGGGCTATCCGCTCTGCGACGCGCCCTACGCCGACCGCATGTGTCCGAGCGACGCCGCCATCGCGCGCGCGGCGACCGAGGCGTTCCATCGTCAGCGGGCGCTGGCACGCACCGCTATGCCGCGCCAGTGCGATGTCTGCGCGCTCTTTGGCTCGCCCACGTACCCCAGCCCGCTCCGCTTCGGCGACGCGATCCATCGGGCGGGAGCGCCGGAGCCGGAGCAGCCCGTGGAGCGCGAGCGGCTGCTGCGGCCCGGCATCGGCATCGATCGACAGCGCCGCACGGTGCGCGATGAGCTGCTCTTTCTCACCGAGACCACACCTGCCGGGATCACGCTCGACGGCGCGATCAGCGGGCGCTGGTGGGAGACAGAGGCCAGCGAGATCCGGCGGCTGCTGGGGCTGCTGGTCGCCGGAGCGAGCCTGACCGCCCGCTGGGGCGGCGGCTCGTCGCGCGGCCTGGGCTGGTCGGCGGTTGCGCTGCAGGTGACGATCGACGATCAGCCTGTCGACGATCTGCTCGCCGATCTGCTGCCGGAGGTCGGCGCGCCATGACCCATCGCATCACGATCGTCGCGCAGGGGCCGCTCTCGTTCGCGGCGCAAAAGCCCGGCGCGCAGTACACGCCCTCGCTGGACTATGTGCCGGGCGGTGTGCTGTGGGGCGCGCTCGGCCACCTGCTGCGGCGCGAGCCGGACGTTCGCTTCAGCCACGCGCTGCCCGCGCACCCCGACGACGCCTGGGTGCGTCTGCTGCCGGTCACGGCGACGCGCTGCAAGGTCAGCCCGGGCTTCCGCGCGGATGGCTCCGACGAGCGACCAGCGCACGGCATCTTCGACACGCTGATCGATCGGGTCTGCGCCGAGCAGCTCCGGCCTGCCGCGCTGATCTACGAGCCGCTCTGCCCAACGTGCTCCCGGCATACCAAGATCGCCAGTGGCTCCTACACGCAAACCGCCGACGGCAGCTATCGCGCGCGAGGCGCGCAGCGCCGTATCCTGACGCGCGTGGCGATCGATCGGCGGCGCGGCACGGCGGCGGAAGGGCTGCTCTACGCACCGATCGTGCTCTCCGAGACCAACCGGCTTCAAGGCCGCGAGCTGCGGCTCCGGTTCGTCGGGCAGGCCTGGAACGTGGACGCAGCGGCACGGGTGGCGATCACGGAGATCGCCGCGATCGGCGGGCGGATCAGCAGCGGCCTCGGCCAGGTGACGATCGCGGCCGCGGACGACGATCAGCCGGATGATCTCCACGACCGGCTGCGGCGCTTCAACGCCGCCTTTCAAGAGCGCTGGCGCGTCTTCGAGCGTCTGACACCGCAGGCCGCGCCCGACTGGACGCCCGACGACTGGCGCGTGTTCAGCGTGAGCCTCCAGAGCGACGCGATCCTGCTGGAGCAGGGCTGGCAGCCGACGATCACCTTCTCGGCGGAGCAGCTCTTCGAGCAGACGCAGCTCGACGCGGCGCTGGTGTACAGCCTGGCGAGCGCGCAGGTCGTGGGCGGCTGGAACGTCTCCTGGGATCGCCCCAAGCCGACGGCGCTGGCGGCGCAGGCCGGAGGCGTCTATGTCTTTCGCACGCGGGCGGGCGACGCGGCGATCGTCGCGGCGCTGGAGCGGCTGGAGCGTGAAGGAATCGGGCAGCGCACGCGCGAAGGCTACGGCGCGGTCCGCTGCTGTGATCCGTGGCATGTCGATGCGCGAGGAGAAGGACTATGACCCACCATGTTCATGAGCTGCTGCACGCCCAGGCGGTGAGCAGCGCCGTCCAGCACGCTACGCGCGATGTGATCCGCGCGGCGGCGAATACCGTTCAGCGGCTCGCGCCCCGGAACGATCTGATCAGCGGCATGCGCGAGAGTCAGCTCCGCAACGTCGTCAACGTGGCGATCCGCGCGACCAGCGTCGAGGAGATCGCGGCCTTCATCCTGTACCAGATGGGCCGCAGCACCAACAGCCGCCAGTGGCTGTACGGCGAGTTCGGCGATACGGTGGTCAAAGATCTCATGACCGGCGCGGTGCGCAACGCCGCTGAGCAGGCGCGCGCGCAGGCGCTGGCGACGATCGCCGAGGCCGGCCTGGGCGGCGCCGCGCCCGACGAGGCCCGGCTGCTGAGCGACGCCTATATCGCGCTGGCGCGGCAGTATCTCGGCTATCTCAACCGGCTCTTCTACTTTGCCGATCGGACCCGCCGCTGGGATGAGCTGGGCGAGCTGATCAAGGAGGTGCGTGGTGCCTGAGCCAGCGCTTGCCTTCGATACCCTGCGCCACCGGCTGCGCTTCAGCGGCCAGCTCGTCGTGCTCACCGGGCTGCGGATCGGAGCCGGACGCGATACCGATGTCACCGGACACGATCTGCCGGTGATGCGCGACGCGAGCGGGCGGCCCTTTATTCCGGGCGCGTCCTTCAAGGGCGTGCTGCGCGCGCTGCTGGAGTCGCTGCTGCGCGGCCTGAGCGACGATGCTGAGATCCAGCGCACGACGCTTGCCTGCAATGTGCTGGATGCGGCCCGCCGCTGCATCACCGACAAGGAGAAGGAGCAGCTTGAGCTCGACTATCGAGCCAGGCCGAACGATCTCGCCGCGGCGATCATCGATCGCTCCTGCCTGATCTGCCAGACCTTCGGCTCGACCTGGCTGGCGTCGCATGTGGCGATCCGCGATCTCACCGTGGACGGCGCGCAGTGGTTCGGGCAGTTCGACGTGCGGCAGGGCGTGGCGCTCGACCGCGATACCGAGACGGCGCGCGAGGGCCTGCTCTACAGCTTCGAGACCGTGCCGCCCGGCACGCGCTTCAGCCTGGAGATCGCGGCGGAGAACCTTCAGCCCTGGCAGCAGGGCCTGCTCTGGCTGGGGTTGCAGCCCTTGGTGCGGGGCGAGATCAGCATCGGCGGCGCGCGCTCGCGCGGGCTGGGCCAGGTTGAGCTGCTCGAAGGCGCGTGGCAGGAATGGCGGCTCGACGGCCAGGACACGTCGCGGGCGGCGCGCGTGGTCGCGCTGCTCGAAGGCGCCTACGATGACGTGGACGATGCGCAGAAGCGCGGGTGGCAGCGCGCCTTACAGGACCACGTGCGGGAGGTGACGGGTGCATAAGCAACTGCTGAACGAGGCGATCCTGGAGATCGCGATCCGGCCCGACGGCCCGCTGCTGATCAAGGCCGGCGAGACGGGCGGCCTTGATCCGACGCATCCCGACATGGAGTTCGTGCGCACGCTGGACCGGGTCTTTCTTCCCGGCTCGTCGCTCAAAGGCGTGCTGCGCGCGCACAGCGAGCGGATCGTGCGCTCGTTGCAGGCGCAGGGCGAGGGTCGCGGCGCGTGCGATCCGCTCAAGCGCGGCGAGTCCTGCGGCGACCGCCTGGAGCGGCTGCGGCTGGAGTCCGACGAGAAATATCGCCAGTCCTGCTGCATCTGCCGCCTGTTCGGCAGCACCGTCGTCGCCAGCCGCGTGCGCTTCGCGGATGCGCTGCCCGTCGGCGAGGTGGCGATCGAGGAGCGCAACGGCGTGGCGATCGATCGGGTCTTCGGCTCGGTGGCGGTCGGACCGTTCAACTACGAGGTGGTCACGAGCGGCGTGTTCCGCACCAGCATTCTCTTCAAGAATGTGACGCTGGCGCAGCTCGCGCTCGTTGGCCTGGCGCTGCGCGATGTCGGCGAGGGCCGCGTGGGCATCGGCTTCGGCAAATCGCGCGGCCTGGGACGGGTCGCGATCGACTGGGGTCGGCTGACAATCCGCTATCCGCTGGCCGACCTGCGGCAGACGCAGCCCGACCAAACGCGGCTCTGCGGGGTCGGGGCGCTGATCGGCGCTGAGACGCGCGCGGCCTACGGCGTTTCGGCGGAGGACTGGGCCGAGCTGCCGGAGGGCCTGGGCTTCGAGAGCGACGGCTGGGGCAGCCTCACGCTGGTCGCCGAGGGCAGCGCGCAGGTGCAGGAGCTGTTTCGCCGCGCCGTGGGGCGCTGGCGCGAGGAGGTGCAGGGTGGCTGAGCGCGAGGGCTACATCTATCGCCGTCCCAGCGTGTCGGAGGAGGAGGTGCGCGCGCTGGTGGCGGGCACGACGCGCGGCTGGGCCGCAACCTCGACGCGGCTCTGGATCATCCAGCGCGATACCGCGTGGCAGCCCGGCGCGGAGGGCCGCGCGCTGGTGGATGGGCAGGAGCTGCGCTGGCGGCGCACAGGTGACGGGCGCTACGATCTGCTGTGCCTGTCACTCTCCGCCGACCCACCCCCTGGTTTCAAGCCGCTCCGGGACGATCACGGCTGGCACGTAGAGTCGACCAACGGCTATGATCCCGGCGGATCGATCGACAACGATACCCCGCTTGCGGCGACCGCGTTTCTGGCTCCGAGCGGCGCGGTGCAGTTCGTGGCGCTGATTCCGCACGAGGGGCAGAAAGGATAGCTCGATGTCTGGTGATCGTGATCGACGTGAGCCTCCGGCTCCCAAGCCCTATACCCTGATCGATCTGCCGCATGGCGCGCCCGTCGAGCGCAGGTCGCCGATCGGCCATGATGCGCTGCGGCAGGACCTGCTGGCGGGCTGGATCGACCTTGAGCTGGAGGCGCTGACGCCGGTGCATGTGGCGACCGGGCTGCTGAAGCTGGTCGACGGGTCGGACGGCACGCTGGCGCGCGCGCTGGTCCGGGTCGGCGGCACGCCGGTGATCCCCGGCTCGTCGCTCAAAGGCTGCATCCGGGCGATCGTCGAGGCGATCAGCGCCTCGTGTGTGCGCGTGACGCGCTCGCGGGATCTGCCGTCGGCGCTTGCGCCGTGCTCCGACAAAGACCAGCTCTGCCTGGCCTGTCGCATCTTTGGGGCGATGGATTTTCAGGGGCTGGTGCGCTTCGGCGATCTGCGTCTGGCGCAGGGCGATGTGGCGGTCGCCGAGGTGCCGCAGCTCTTCCAGCCTCGTCCCCGCGAGGGTCCGTATGTTCGCGAGCGCTTCGTCCGCGGGCGCAAGTTCTATATGCACGGCGCGGAGCAGGCGCGCGGCGACGGCCCGATCGAGGTCTGCGTCGCGGGCAGCCGCTTTCGGGGGCGCATCCACGTGATCAACATGAGCGCGGCGCAGCTTGGCCTGCTGCTGACCGCTCTGGGCCTGCATCCGAGCTATCCGCTCCGGCCCAAGCTCGGCGGCGCGAAGCCCGCGTGCTACGGCTCGATCGCGGCGCGCGTGCTGGCGCTCGACCTGGCCGCTCCGCAGGCGCGCTACCTCGACTGGGACGCGCCGACGCAGCCGTCGGTCGCCGTGGAGGAGCTGATCGCGGCAGCCGCTGCGCTGGTGCTTCCGCCGCAGGCCGCCGCGCTGGCCGAGACGCTGCGCTGGCCGAACGAGCGAACGTGTCCGAGCGGGAATTATTGATGTGCATGTGCTCAACGGAGGAATTGGCTCATGACGACCTGCTCACTCCATACCGCCGACGCCCTCGCCCGCACGCTGGCGAAGCGCAACGTCGATCCGAACGAGGCCGCCAAGTGCTTTGCACATCTGCGCGACGTCTTGCAGGCCGCAGGCAGCGACGAGCACCAGCAGCAGGCGGCAGTCGAGCGGTGGTGGAGCTGGCTCGACGCGGTCAGCGGCCCCGCTGCTCGGACCGTCGTGCGCAGCAGGCAGACACGGGGCTACTACGAAGATCTGCTGGATGCCTGCCAGCTCCATCTGGGCACGCTTAGCCCGCCAGAGGTGCTGCCGACGCTCGGCTGGGCGATCCGGCTGATGCGCTACTACCGCAACGTGCCCCATGCATCCGCTCAACCGACCAGCTTTCCGCCTCCGCCGCCACAGCCGCGCCCTACGCCTGATCCCAAGCGACCACCTGCACCTGGCGCTCGATTTACCAACGTTCGCGTGCTTGAGGTGAGCCAGGCCGGTCTGTTCGTCGATCTTCGATTGCCCGACGACCTCGACGCGATCGGCGCGATCCGCGCCGCCGATACCGGCGGCAAGCGCTATGGCCCGGGTCATCAGCTCAACGTCGAGGTCATCGAGGTCAGGCCGCGCAAGCAGGGCGGGATCATCGTCTATCTTCGGCCCGTCTCCGGCAAGGGGAAGGACGCCGGAGGCTGATGGCTGATCGTATCTGAAGGAGGAGCAGGAACATCCATGCCAACCGCACTTGTGCTCACACTGCGACCGTCGGCACCTGCGACGGTCGCCCCATACCTGGGCCGCGCGGCCCATGCGGCCTTCCTCCGCGCGCTCGGCGCACGGGATCAAGCGTTTGCTCGCCGGCTGCACGACTCAGGCGCGCTCAAGCCGTTCGCCACCTCCGATCTGCTTGGCGCGTCGCGCGGGCCACAAGGGCGCATGGTAGCGCCCGATCGCACGTATGGCATGCGCTGGAGCGCTATCTCCCCGGAGCTTGACGAGTGTTTGCGGGACTGGGCCGCGACGCCGCCGACCGAGTTTGATCTCGACGGCACGCTGTTTCGCGTCGAGGCGGCGACGATCGATCCGGTCG
This region of Herpetosiphonaceae bacterium genomic DNA includes:
- a CDS encoding SAVED domain-containing protein encodes the protein MAHQVAARLAGDEYQHLYAWYLALQLKMPGRNVRLVTVEDALAGSVDDVTVRHEPGTRIPDRCYQVKYHVDQRGDYSTESLIERKPGSSSLLEKFWKTWKLLTRQEPERPIELYLVSNWTWKSDDKLRSCFAGRDSGLTTAFFDATPRSAIGRLRQRWQDALGADEQAFADFARCLRFNLGFDSGVQLEERVCERMDNLGLQSDAAALKIAVGIVRDWIRAGTQQVTREDLERVLTQHDLYRPPDGARCVTVYLTTIKEQTFEIEPDYIIDWRDQFVGRPTKKGHALHDPAAWNAVLLPELEALEARINRETTCRLIRARGSARLSAWFAFGFTFSDVARYTIEVEQQGKLWRTDADKSANLRLTITSGDGAISGEVVDGEGATVAVGISVAGSLDADVHTSLGKRTDAVAALLLLRPDRELGETCLMSGGDAVALAVEVKRHLLAFVKHWSAHRLLLFYYGPLSGACFIGHRMNAVCEEIQIMERQQPGEYAPSFLLS
- the csx10 gene encoding CRISPR-associated RAMP protein Csx10; translation: MTHRITIVAQGPLSFAAQKPGAQYTPSLDYVPGGVLWGALGHLLRREPDVRFSHALPAHPDDAWVRLLPVTATRCKVSPGFRADGSDERPAHGIFDTLIDRVCAEQLRPAALIYEPLCPTCSRHTKIASGSYTQTADGSYRARGAQRRILTRVAIDRRRGTAAEGLLYAPIVLSETNRLQGRELRLRFVGQAWNVDAAARVAITEIAAIGGRISSGLGQVTIAAADDDQPDDLHDRLRRFNAAFQERWRVFERLTPQAAPDWTPDDWRVFSVSLQSDAILLEQGWQPTITFSAEQLFEQTQLDAALVYSLASAQVVGGWNVSWDRPKPTALAAQAGGVYVFRTRAGDAAIVAALERLEREGIGQRTREGYGAVRCCDPWHVDARGEGL
- the csx7 gene encoding CRISPR-associated RAMP protein Csx7 — translated: MPEPALAFDTLRHRLRFSGQLVVLTGLRIGAGRDTDVTGHDLPVMRDASGRPFIPGASFKGVLRALLESLLRGLSDDAEIQRTTLACNVLDAARRCITDKEKEQLELDYRARPNDLAAAIIDRSCLICQTFGSTWLASHVAIRDLTVDGAQWFGQFDVRQGVALDRDTETAREGLLYSFETVPPGTRFSLEIAAENLQPWQQGLLWLGLQPLVRGEISIGGARSRGLGQVELLEGAWQEWRLDGQDTSRAARVVALLEGAYDDVDDAQKRGWQRALQDHVREVTGA
- a CDS encoding RAMP superfamily CRISPR-associated protein → MHKQLLNEAILEIAIRPDGPLLIKAGETGGLDPTHPDMEFVRTLDRVFLPGSSLKGVLRAHSERIVRSLQAQGEGRGACDPLKRGESCGDRLERLRLESDEKYRQSCCICRLFGSTVVASRVRFADALPVGEVAIEERNGVAIDRVFGSVAVGPFNYEVVTSGVFRTSILFKNVTLAQLALVGLALRDVGEGRVGIGFGKSRGLGRVAIDWGRLTIRYPLADLRQTQPDQTRLCGVGALIGAETRAAYGVSAEDWAELPEGLGFESDGWGSLTLVAEGSAQVQELFRRAVGRWREEVQGG
- a CDS encoding RAMP superfamily CRISPR-associated protein, whose translation is MSQAAPSTAVAIGLTITLITPLCVGATGSSGGVADNELQRDGWGRPIIPGSQIKGRLRHACAQVARALGYPLCDAPYADRMCPSDAAIARAATEAFHRQRALARTAMPRQCDVCALFGSPTYPSPLRFGDAIHRAGAPEPEQPVERERLLRPGIGIDRQRRTVRDELLFLTETTPAGITLDGAISGRWWETEASEIRRLLGLLVAGASLTARWGGGSSRGLGWSAVALQVTIDDQPVDDLLADLLPEVGAP
- a CDS encoding RAMP superfamily CRISPR-associated protein, whose amino-acid sequence is MSGDRDRREPPAPKPYTLIDLPHGAPVERRSPIGHDALRQDLLAGWIDLELEALTPVHVATGLLKLVDGSDGTLARALVRVGGTPVIPGSSLKGCIRAIVEAISASCVRVTRSRDLPSALAPCSDKDQLCLACRIFGAMDFQGLVRFGDLRLAQGDVAVAEVPQLFQPRPREGPYVRERFVRGRKFYMHGAEQARGDGPIEVCVAGSRFRGRIHVINMSAAQLGLLLTALGLHPSYPLRPKLGGAKPACYGSIAARVLALDLAAPQARYLDWDAPTQPSVAVEELIAAAAALVLPPQAAALAETLRWPNERTCPSGNY